The proteins below come from a single Malus sylvestris chromosome 3, drMalSylv7.2, whole genome shotgun sequence genomic window:
- the LOC126614760 gene encoding uncharacterized protein LOC126614760 isoform X4, with translation MTRGKSFTLDQDVAVCNARLSVSQDQKYVEITGDQNERSRCSVQSRWKIILGSCNQFHECLTKIEEKQSGLTESNKVLQANILFLKLEKKRFAFNHCWEILQHNIKWKSLPPSKRSDIDAMVTDLNVDFSPKGSDPPIVAANLNITSSPTRSGTRTMDTDPDVDSSAKRSDPPTIAANLNTNSSPKRSILYS, from the exons ATGACAAGGGGAAAATCGTTCACATTGGATCAAGATGTGGCTGTTTGCAATGCTCGGTTAAGTGTCTCTCAGGAT CAAAAATATGTTGAGATAACCGGTGATCAAAATGAGCGATCACGATGTTCCGTCCAGTCTAGGTGGAAAATAATTCTTGGAAGTTGCAATCAGTTTCATGAATGTCTTACCAAAATAGAAGAGAAACAAAGTGGATTGACGGAATCTAACAAG GTTCTTCAAGCAAATATATTGTTCTTGAAGCTTGAAAAGAAACGTTTTGCATTCAACCATTGCTGGGAAATTTTGCAACATAACATCAAATGGAAGAGTTTGCCACCGTCAAAGAGGTCAGATATTGATGCTATGGTTACAGATTTAAATGTGGATTTCTCACCGAAGGGGTCTGATCCTCCTATTGTGGCTGCAAACCTGAACATCACTTCCTCACCGACGAGGTCTGGTACCCGAACCATGGATACAGACCCAGATGTTGATTCCTCAGCCAAGAGGTCCGATCCTCCTACTATTGCCGCAAACTTGAACACCAATTCCTCACCGAAAAG GTCCATATTATACAGTTGA
- the LOC126614760 gene encoding uncharacterized protein LOC126614760 isoform X5, with protein sequence MTRGKSFTLDQDVAVCNARLSVSQDQKYVEITGDQNERSRCSVQSRWKIILGSCNQFHECLTKIEEKQSGLTESNKVLQANILFLKLEKKRFAFNHCWEILQHNIKWKSLPPSKRSDIDAMVTDLNVDFSPKGSDPPIVAANLNITSSPTRSGTRTMDTDPDVDSSAKRSDPPTIAANLNTNSSPKS encoded by the exons ATGACAAGGGGAAAATCGTTCACATTGGATCAAGATGTGGCTGTTTGCAATGCTCGGTTAAGTGTCTCTCAGGAT CAAAAATATGTTGAGATAACCGGTGATCAAAATGAGCGATCACGATGTTCCGTCCAGTCTAGGTGGAAAATAATTCTTGGAAGTTGCAATCAGTTTCATGAATGTCTTACCAAAATAGAAGAGAAACAAAGTGGATTGACGGAATCTAACAAG GTTCTTCAAGCAAATATATTGTTCTTGAAGCTTGAAAAGAAACGTTTTGCATTCAACCATTGCTGGGAAATTTTGCAACATAACATCAAATGGAAGAGTTTGCCACCGTCAAAGAGGTCAGATATTGATGCTATGGTTACAGATTTAAATGTGGATTTCTCACCGAAGGGGTCTGATCCTCCTATTGTGGCTGCAAACCTGAACATCACTTCCTCACCGACGAGGTCTGGTACCCGAACCATGGATACAGACCCAGATGTTGATTCCTCAGCCAAGAGGTCCGATCCTCCTACTATTGCCGCAAACTTGAACACCAATTCCTCACCGAAAAG TTGA
- the LOC126614763 gene encoding uncharacterized protein LOC126614763, which produces MRPLDETETTTVFEKLFKFTGNNLKNIVENPSHEGPDPGPGRYCFRLHKNKVYYVSESLVKRATNIARTQLVSLGTCIGRFTHGGKFHLTVQCLSLLASNAKHKVWLKPTSEMSFLYGNHVLKGGLGRITENIVPGDGVVVFSMSDVPLGFGIAAKSTQDCRKLDPNGIVVLHQTDIGEYLRMEDEL; this is translated from the coding sequence ATGAGACCTTTAGACGAGACTGAGACCACGACAGTGTTTGAAAAGCTGTTCAAGTTTACAGGCAACAACCTCAAGAACATTGTCGAGAATCCTTCTCATGAAGGCCCAGACCCGGGTCCAGGTCGTTACTGCTTTCGCCTCCACAAGAACAAAGTTTACTATGTTAGCGAATCACTAGTAAAGCGTGCTACAAATATAGCTCGGACCCAGTTAGTCTCTCTTGGCACCTGTATTGGTAGGTTCACTCATGGTGGTAAGTTCCATTTAACCGTTCAGTGTCTGAGCTTATTGGCATCAAATGCTAAACACAAGGTCTGGCTCAAACCTACCTCCGAGATGTCGTTCTTGTATGGAAACCATGTTTTGAAAGGTGGTTTGGGGAGGATTACAGAGAATATTGTGCCGGGTGATGGGGTGGTTGTATTTTCAATGTCAGATGTGCCTTTGGGTTTTGGGATTGCTGCCAAGTCTACTCAAGATTGTAGGAAGTTGGACCCCAATGGAATTGTGGTGCTTCACCAGACTGATATTGGAGAGTACTTGAGGATGGAGGATGAGCTTTGA
- the LOC126614760 gene encoding uncharacterized protein LOC126614760 isoform X2 — protein MTRGKSFTLDQDVAVCNARLSVSQDQKYVEITGDQNERSRCSVQSRWKIILGSCNQFHECLTKIEEKQSGLTESNKLEKKRFAFNHCWEILQHNIKWKSLPPSKRSDIDAMVTDLNVDFSPKGSDPPIVAANLNITSSPTRSGTRTMDTDPDVDSSAKRSDPPTIAANLNTNSSPKRSDPHPMATNPNNVSSFSSQSESDTLVSHDTDKGPYYTVEFLKRKRSRRRAEKEACKRSKVVGTLDSRLCDVMEKLTKQLAETDNRKAKIAERKVKVMEEANERKQREHDDRTMSIDTTNMEPRTMAYYEQRKNDVSFKTMAHIKDPSNMDLHTIAH, from the exons ATGACAAGGGGAAAATCGTTCACATTGGATCAAGATGTGGCTGTTTGCAATGCTCGGTTAAGTGTCTCTCAGGAT CAAAAATATGTTGAGATAACCGGTGATCAAAATGAGCGATCACGATGTTCCGTCCAGTCTAGGTGGAAAATAATTCTTGGAAGTTGCAATCAGTTTCATGAATGTCTTACCAAAATAGAAGAGAAACAAAGTGGATTGACGGAATCTAACAAG CTTGAAAAGAAACGTTTTGCATTCAACCATTGCTGGGAAATTTTGCAACATAACATCAAATGGAAGAGTTTGCCACCGTCAAAGAGGTCAGATATTGATGCTATGGTTACAGATTTAAATGTGGATTTCTCACCGAAGGGGTCTGATCCTCCTATTGTGGCTGCAAACCTGAACATCACTTCCTCACCGACGAGGTCTGGTACCCGAACCATGGATACAGACCCAGATGTTGATTCCTCAGCCAAGAGGTCCGATCCTCCTACTATTGCCGCAAACTTGAACACCAATTCCTCACCGAAAAGGTCTGATCCTCATCCTATGGCTACAAACCCGAACAATGTTTCCTCATTCTCTTCCCAATCGGAGTCTGACACTCTTGTCTCACATGACACTGACAAAGGTCCATATTATACAGTTGAATTTCTTAAAAGGAAACGATCCAGAAGAAGAGCTGAAAAAGAAGCATGCAAAAGAAGCAAGGTAGTAGGAACTTTGGATTCTCGTCTATGTGACGTGATGGAGAAGCTTACCAAACAATTGGCCGAAACAGATAACAGAAAGGCGAAAATTGCAGAAAGAAAGGTAAAGGTGATGGAGGAAGCGAATGAAAGGAAGCAAAGAGAGCATGATGACCGAACTATGAGTATAGACACCACCAACATGGAGCCACGCACAATGGCTTACTACGAGCAGCGAAAGAATGATGTTTCTTTCAAAACTATGGCACACATTAAAGACCCCTCCAATATGGATCTTCACACGATAGCTCACTAG
- the LOC126614760 gene encoding uncharacterized protein LOC126614760 isoform X3, with amino-acid sequence MLFRNQNITGDQNERSRCSVQSRWKIILGSCNQFHECLTKIEEKQSGLTESNKVLQANILFLKLEKKRFAFNHCWEILQHNIKWKSLPPSKRSDIDAMVTDLNVDFSPKGSDPPIVAANLNITSSPTRSGTRTMDTDPDVDSSAKRSDPPTIAANLNTNSSPKRSDPHPMATNPNNVSSFSSQSESDTLVSHDTDKGPYYTVEFLKRKRSRRRAEKEACKRSKVVGTLDSRLCDVMEKLTKQLAETDNRKAKIAERKVKVMEEANERKQREHDDRTMSIDTTNMEPRTMAYYEQRKNDVSFKTMAHIKDPSNMDLHTIAH; translated from the exons ATGTTGTTTCGCAACCAAAAT ATAACCGGTGATCAAAATGAGCGATCACGATGTTCCGTCCAGTCTAGGTGGAAAATAATTCTTGGAAGTTGCAATCAGTTTCATGAATGTCTTACCAAAATAGAAGAGAAACAAAGTGGATTGACGGAATCTAACAAG GTTCTTCAAGCAAATATATTGTTCTTGAAGCTTGAAAAGAAACGTTTTGCATTCAACCATTGCTGGGAAATTTTGCAACATAACATCAAATGGAAGAGTTTGCCACCGTCAAAGAGGTCAGATATTGATGCTATGGTTACAGATTTAAATGTGGATTTCTCACCGAAGGGGTCTGATCCTCCTATTGTGGCTGCAAACCTGAACATCACTTCCTCACCGACGAGGTCTGGTACCCGAACCATGGATACAGACCCAGATGTTGATTCCTCAGCCAAGAGGTCCGATCCTCCTACTATTGCCGCAAACTTGAACACCAATTCCTCACCGAAAAGGTCTGATCCTCATCCTATGGCTACAAACCCGAACAATGTTTCCTCATTCTCTTCCCAATCGGAGTCTGACACTCTTGTCTCACATGACACTGACAAAGGTCCATATTATACAGTTGAATTTCTTAAAAGGAAACGATCCAGAAGAAGAGCTGAAAAAGAAGCATGCAAAAGAAGCAAGGTAGTAGGAACTTTGGATTCTCGTCTATGTGACGTGATGGAGAAGCTTACCAAACAATTGGCCGAAACAGATAACAGAAAGGCGAAAATTGCAGAAAGAAAGGTAAAGGTGATGGAGGAAGCGAATGAAAGGAAGCAAAGAGAGCATGATGACCGAACTATGAGTATAGACACCACCAACATGGAGCCACGCACAATGGCTTACTACGAGCAGCGAAAGAATGATGTTTCTTTCAAAACTATGGCACACATTAAAGACCCCTCCAATATGGATCTTCACACGATAGCTCACTAG
- the LOC126614760 gene encoding uncharacterized protein LOC126614760 isoform X1, producing the protein MTRGKSFTLDQDVAVCNARLSVSQDQKYVEITGDQNERSRCSVQSRWKIILGSCNQFHECLTKIEEKQSGLTESNKVLQANILFLKLEKKRFAFNHCWEILQHNIKWKSLPPSKRSDIDAMVTDLNVDFSPKGSDPPIVAANLNITSSPTRSGTRTMDTDPDVDSSAKRSDPPTIAANLNTNSSPKRSDPHPMATNPNNVSSFSSQSESDTLVSHDTDKGPYYTVEFLKRKRSRRRAEKEACKRSKVVGTLDSRLCDVMEKLTKQLAETDNRKAKIAERKVKVMEEANERKQREHDDRTMSIDTTNMEPRTMAYYEQRKNDVSFKTMAHIKDPSNMDLHTIAH; encoded by the exons ATGACAAGGGGAAAATCGTTCACATTGGATCAAGATGTGGCTGTTTGCAATGCTCGGTTAAGTGTCTCTCAGGAT CAAAAATATGTTGAGATAACCGGTGATCAAAATGAGCGATCACGATGTTCCGTCCAGTCTAGGTGGAAAATAATTCTTGGAAGTTGCAATCAGTTTCATGAATGTCTTACCAAAATAGAAGAGAAACAAAGTGGATTGACGGAATCTAACAAG GTTCTTCAAGCAAATATATTGTTCTTGAAGCTTGAAAAGAAACGTTTTGCATTCAACCATTGCTGGGAAATTTTGCAACATAACATCAAATGGAAGAGTTTGCCACCGTCAAAGAGGTCAGATATTGATGCTATGGTTACAGATTTAAATGTGGATTTCTCACCGAAGGGGTCTGATCCTCCTATTGTGGCTGCAAACCTGAACATCACTTCCTCACCGACGAGGTCTGGTACCCGAACCATGGATACAGACCCAGATGTTGATTCCTCAGCCAAGAGGTCCGATCCTCCTACTATTGCCGCAAACTTGAACACCAATTCCTCACCGAAAAGGTCTGATCCTCATCCTATGGCTACAAACCCGAACAATGTTTCCTCATTCTCTTCCCAATCGGAGTCTGACACTCTTGTCTCACATGACACTGACAAAGGTCCATATTATACAGTTGAATTTCTTAAAAGGAAACGATCCAGAAGAAGAGCTGAAAAAGAAGCATGCAAAAGAAGCAAGGTAGTAGGAACTTTGGATTCTCGTCTATGTGACGTGATGGAGAAGCTTACCAAACAATTGGCCGAAACAGATAACAGAAAGGCGAAAATTGCAGAAAGAAAGGTAAAGGTGATGGAGGAAGCGAATGAAAGGAAGCAAAGAGAGCATGATGACCGAACTATGAGTATAGACACCACCAACATGGAGCCACGCACAATGGCTTACTACGAGCAGCGAAAGAATGATGTTTCTTTCAAAACTATGGCACACATTAAAGACCCCTCCAATATGGATCTTCACACGATAGCTCACTAG